A genomic stretch from Phycisphaerae bacterium includes:
- a CDS encoding DUF971 domain-containing protein translates to MTPSDTSKIAEEKRIALALERPLTDDEVRPVDLHLDRKEGLRIKWADGAESLFPLAYLRKRCPCATCRETREQPPALTGMSLTILPAGIERATVFADAHLVGRYAIQITWADGHSTGIYDFRYLRAISP, encoded by the coding sequence ATGACCCCTTCAGACACTTCAAAGATCGCCGAAGAAAAGCGGATCGCCCTGGCGCTCGAACGCCCGCTGACGGACGATGAGGTTCGGCCGGTGGACCTGCACCTCGATCGCAAGGAGGGGCTGCGGATCAAGTGGGCCGACGGCGCGGAGAGCCTTTTCCCTCTAGCCTACTTGCGAAAGCGCTGCCCGTGCGCGACCTGCCGCGAGACCCGCGAGCAACCGCCGGCGCTTACGGGGATGTCGCTGACGATCCTGCCCGCGGGGATCGAGCGCGCGACGGTCTTCGCGGACGCGCATCTTGTCGGCCGTTACGCAATTCAGATCACGTGGGCGGACGGTCATTCGACGGGGATTTACGATTTTCGGTATTTGCGGGCGATCAGTCCCTGA